From Rhododendron vialii isolate Sample 1 chromosome 10a, ASM3025357v1, the proteins below share one genomic window:
- the LOC131304242 gene encoding AAA-ATPase At3g28510-like isoform X1, which produces MVNTLPFMGYHGSAGQEGMSQMGLGMAIAASMVVMTMLQQFLLTHFRGYVERLLRKLFKSLDPNVQIRFGDDDNGGPKNHEAYAAVETYLSSKCSDQAPRLKANSVRDIKTPVLCIDVGEGVDDEFNGVTVRWQLGEEKEQGESFRGSRKNRYYTLTFRKSNRKMVVGEYLRHVMEEGKAVAASNRQLKLYSNSSSEHGSNWKYIMDFDHPAKFETLAMEKEKKEEIIDDLIRFSTGREYYRRIGKPWKRGYLLHGPPGTGKSTMIAAIANLLSYDVYDLELSAVLSNATLKRLVNKIPCNSILVIEDIDCSSRITNHRERNTPNQGEEKKEKILETVTLSGLLNCIDGLFSANDGGRLMVFTTNHVEAIDSALLRRGRMDKHIEMPFCGFEAFKVLAKNYLGIEEHELFGKIEGLLKESSVTPADVAENLIARRGEGEDCGDDCLKKLIEVLEKSIQQVLDKKGEGKGKGKGEEIESDPSCMSS; this is translated from the exons atGGTGAACACTCTGCCTTTCATGGGCTACCACGGGTCTGCAGGCCAAGAAGGGATGAGCCAAATGGGTCTGGGCATGGCTATCGCGGCGTCCATGGTGGTCATGACCATGCTCCAGCAATTCCTGCTCACCCACTTCCGCGGATACGTCGAACGGTTGCTTCGGAAGTTGTTCAAGTCGCTGGACCCGAACGTACAAATCCGGTTCGGCGACGACGACAACGGCGGGCCGAAAAACCACGAGGCCTACGCTGCCGTCGAGACCTATCTTAGCTCCAAGTGCTCGGACCAAGCTCCGCGGCTGAAGGCTAACTCGGTCAGAGACATCAAAACGCCGGTGCTCTGCATCGACGTCGGCGAGGGGGTTGACGATGAGTTTAATGGGGTTACGGTTCGGTGGCAGCTGGGGGAAGAGAAAGAACAAGGTGAATCGTTCCGCGGCTCCCGGAAGAACAG GTACTATACTCTAACCTTTCGGAAAAGCAACCGGAAAATGGTGGTGGGGGAATACTTGAGGCATGTGATGGAAGAGGGCAAGGCGGTGGCGGCAAGCAATCGGCAGTTGAAGCTCTACTCCAACAGTTCGAGCGAGCACGGATCAAACTGGAAATACATAATGGATTTCGATCATCCGGCCAAATTCGAGACTctggccatggagaaggaaaagaaggagGAGATTATCGACGATTTGATCAGGTTTTCTACAGGGAGAGAGTACTACAGGAGGATCGGAAAGCCTTGGAAGAGAGG GTACCTCCTTCACGGCCCTCCAGGCACCGGTAAATCCACGATGATCGCTGCAATAGCGAATCTCCTCAGCTACGACGTCTATGACCTCGAATTATCGGCGGTTCTTAGCAATGCCACCTTAAAACGCCTCGTAAACAAAATCCCCTGCAATTCGATTCTCGTGATCGAAGACATCGACTGTTCGAGCAGAATCACTAACCATAGGGAGAGAAATACTCCTAATCAGggcgaggaaaaaaaagagaagatacTAGAAACAGTAACATTGTCCGGACTTTTAAATTGCATTGACGGgcttttctcggcaaacgacgGTGGGAGGCTAATGGTTTTCACGACAAACCACGTGGAGGCAATCGATTCGGCGCTGCTTCGGAGGGGGAGAATGGACAAACACATCGAGATGCCGTTTTGTGGGTTCGAGGCGTTTAAGGTTTTGGCGAAGAATTACTTGGGGATTGAGGAGCATGAGCTGTTTGGCAAAATCGAAGGGTTGTTGAAGGAGAGTAGTGTTACTCCGGCGGACGTGGCGGAGAACTTGATTGCGAGGAGGGGGGAAGGGGAAGACTGTGGCGATGACTGCTTGAAGAAATTGATCGAAGTTTTGGAGAAGAGTATCCAACAAGTGTTGGACAAGAAAGgggaagggaaagggaaagggaaaggagAAGAAATTGAATCAGATCCATCATGTATGTCTAGCTGA